In Holophagales bacterium, one DNA window encodes the following:
- a CDS encoding abortive infection family protein — MVNRYIGVAGGYLGDFSYRTHAEFYPEYCGLDIDPNALPGTTRERFVTILGGASPGDQARILRGVLERFPRGSGPDTRTEELYGEISGWILQLEGASPIESPAPRITSAVVARAIGDAEALIRSSGATSGVDRVHTALHGYLLAVCTANSISYPPDASITQLFRLLRDHHPSLRALGPRPQDIEQVLRACASIIDALNPVRNRTSVAHPNEVLLPSEEAMLVINVARTLLHYLDSKLS; from the coding sequence AGAGTTCTATCCCGAGTACTGTGGCCTTGATATCGACCCGAATGCGCTTCCCGGGACCACGCGCGAGAGGTTCGTCACGATTCTGGGAGGTGCCTCGCCTGGCGATCAAGCGCGAATACTGAGGGGAGTGCTAGAGCGCTTTCCGCGTGGCTCCGGTCCAGACACCAGAACAGAGGAGCTCTACGGCGAGATCTCCGGCTGGATTCTCCAGCTTGAGGGCGCATCGCCGATTGAGTCTCCGGCCCCGCGAATCACGTCGGCCGTGGTCGCAAGAGCGATAGGCGACGCGGAGGCGCTTATTCGGTCAAGCGGGGCGACCAGCGGCGTCGATAGGGTCCACACGGCGCTTCACGGTTACTTGCTCGCGGTGTGCACGGCTAACTCGATCTCGTATCCGCCGGATGCCAGTATCACCCAGTTGTTCCGGCTGCTTCGAGACCATCACCCCTCACTCCGGGCGCTTGGGCCGAGACCGCAGGACATCGAGCAGGTGCTCCGCGCTTGCGCGAGCATCATCGACGCGCTGAACCCTGTTCGCAACCGAACGAGCGTCGCCCACCCCAACGAGGTTCTGCTTCCAAGCGAAGAGGCCATGCTCGTCATCAACGTCGCTCGGACGCTTCTTCACTACCTCGATTCGAAGCTCAGTTGA